In Bradyrhizobium sp. G127, one genomic interval encodes:
- a CDS encoding efflux RND transporter permease subunit, which produces MNALVRIALSRPYTFVVLALLLLIVGPLAALRTPTDIFPDIRIPVIGVVWQYTGLPPDQMSGRIVTPFQRALTTTVNDIEHITANSYNTYGVIKIFFQPNVDIRTANAQVTAIAQTMLRQLPPGSTPPLILNYSASTVPIIQLALAGEGLTEQNMFDIATNQLRTPLVTVPGAAIPWPFGGKQRQIQLDINPTAMQALGLSGQDVANALAAQNLITPVGTQKIGNFEYNIQLNNSPLKIEDLGNLPIKVVNGATVYIRDVAQVRDGNPPQTNIVHVDGNRSVLMMVLKAGATSTLDIISGIKQKIIDVKDQMPAALRVNLLGDQSIFVRGAIAGVAFEGVLAAALTSVMILLFLGSWRSTIIIAVSIPLSVLGAIICLAAIGETLNIMTLGGLALAVGILVDDATVTIENINWHLEQGKEVEESILDGARQIVTPAFVSLLCICIVFVPMFFLTGVSRFLFVPMALSVMFAMIWSFILSRTLVPTMAKYLLHKHTHHEDGAELPPTRNPLVAFQRGFEARFEQFRAGYHNLLAMALNHRPVFVAGFLAFVAVSFLLVPFLGRNFFPSVDTGQILIHVRTQVGTRVEETANKLADVQKAIRQIIPSEMIETMADNIGMPISGINLTYNNTGVIGPQDGDIQIKLKEDHKPTDEYVRELRERLPREFPGVTFAFLPADIVSQILNFGSPAPIDIQVRGANVVENFKYANDLLRRVRLIPGVADARIQQSPNNPGFNVDLDRTRAQYVGLTARDVTNSMVVNLAGSSQVAPTFFLDPNNGVSYSIVMQTPQYQIDSLNKLEALPISSAGIQTAPMLGGIANITRSTSSAVVSQYDIQTMVQIYATPQGRDLGAVAKDIQKVIDETAKDLPRGSRVVLLGQVQTMNSAFAGLLFGLLGAIVLIYLLIVVNFQSWSDPFVIVSALPAALAGIVWMLFATHTTLSVPALTGAIMCMGVATANSVLVIAFARERYEELGDPVAAALDAGFVRFRPVLMTALAMIIGMTPMALGLGEGGEQNAPLGRAVIGGLIFATTATLLFVPVVFSMVHKKQPAQPAMAPEFVHAT; this is translated from the coding sequence ATGAACGCGCTGGTCCGAATTGCTCTCAGCCGACCCTATACTTTCGTCGTGCTGGCACTTCTTCTTCTGATCGTGGGGCCACTGGCGGCCCTGCGGACGCCGACTGACATCTTCCCCGACATCCGTATTCCGGTGATCGGTGTGGTCTGGCAGTACACCGGCCTGCCGCCGGACCAGATGTCGGGCCGCATCGTCACGCCGTTTCAGCGCGCGCTGACGACCACCGTCAATGACATCGAGCACATTACTGCGAACTCCTACAATACCTACGGCGTCATCAAGATCTTCTTCCAGCCCAACGTCGACATCCGCACCGCCAATGCGCAGGTCACGGCCATCGCGCAGACCATGCTGCGACAGTTGCCGCCCGGTTCGACACCGCCGCTGATCCTCAATTACAGCGCATCGACGGTGCCGATCATCCAGCTTGCCCTGGCGGGCGAGGGGCTGACCGAACAGAACATGTTCGACATCGCAACCAACCAGTTGCGCACGCCGCTGGTCACTGTGCCTGGCGCCGCGATCCCGTGGCCGTTCGGCGGCAAGCAGCGACAGATCCAGCTCGATATCAATCCGACTGCAATGCAGGCGCTGGGGCTTTCCGGACAGGATGTCGCCAATGCGCTGGCCGCGCAAAACCTGATCACGCCGGTCGGCACCCAGAAGATCGGCAATTTCGAGTACAACATCCAGCTCAACAACTCGCCGCTGAAGATCGAGGATCTTGGCAATCTGCCGATCAAGGTGGTCAATGGCGCGACGGTCTACATCCGTGATGTGGCGCAAGTGCGCGATGGCAATCCGCCGCAGACCAACATTGTGCACGTCGATGGCAACCGCTCCGTGCTGATGATGGTGCTGAAGGCCGGCGCGACCTCGACGCTCGACATCATTTCCGGCATCAAGCAGAAGATCATTGACGTCAAGGATCAGATGCCGGCCGCGCTCCGGGTTAACCTGCTTGGCGACCAGTCGATCTTTGTGCGCGGCGCCATTGCAGGTGTCGCCTTCGAGGGCGTGCTCGCCGCGGCGCTGACCAGCGTCATGATCCTGCTATTCCTGGGAAGCTGGCGCTCCACCATCATCATCGCGGTCTCAATCCCGCTCTCGGTGCTCGGCGCGATCATTTGCCTTGCCGCCATCGGCGAGACGCTCAACATCATGACGCTCGGCGGCCTTGCGCTCGCGGTCGGCATTCTGGTCGACGACGCAACGGTGACCATCGAGAACATCAATTGGCATCTGGAGCAAGGCAAGGAGGTCGAGGAATCGATCCTTGACGGCGCACGGCAGATCGTGACGCCGGCCTTCGTGTCGCTGCTCTGTATCTGCATCGTGTTCGTGCCGATGTTCTTCCTGACCGGTGTGTCGCGCTTCCTGTTCGTGCCGATGGCGCTCTCGGTGATGTTCGCCATGATCTGGTCGTTCATCCTGTCGCGCACGCTGGTGCCGACGATGGCGAAGTATCTGCTGCACAAGCATACGCATCACGAAGACGGCGCTGAGTTGCCGCCGACCCGAAATCCGCTCGTCGCATTCCAGCGCGGTTTCGAGGCCCGTTTCGAACAGTTCAGGGCGGGTTATCACAACCTGCTGGCGATGGCGCTGAACCATCGGCCGGTCTTTGTGGCGGGCTTCCTGGCCTTTGTCGCCGTCTCGTTCCTGCTGGTGCCGTTTCTCGGCCGCAACTTCTTTCCTTCGGTCGATACCGGCCAGATTTTGATCCACGTCCGCACGCAGGTTGGGACCCGCGTCGAGGAGACGGCCAACAAACTGGCCGACGTGCAGAAGGCGATCCGGCAAATCATCCCGTCCGAAATGATTGAGACAATGGCCGATAACATCGGCATGCCGATCTCCGGCATCAACCTGACCTACAACAACACCGGCGTGATCGGTCCACAGGACGGCGATATCCAGATCAAGCTCAAAGAAGATCACAAGCCGACGGACGAATACGTCCGTGAACTCCGCGAGCGGCTGCCGCGCGAATTCCCCGGCGTCACATTCGCATTTCTTCCCGCCGACATCGTCAGCCAGATCCTGAACTTCGGTTCGCCCGCGCCGATCGACATTCAGGTGCGCGGCGCGAACGTGGTGGAGAACTTCAAGTACGCCAACGATCTGTTGCGGCGGGTCAGGCTCATTCCCGGCGTCGCCGACGCGCGCATCCAGCAGTCGCCCAACAATCCGGGATTCAACGTCGATCTGGACCGCACGCGCGCGCAGTATGTCGGCCTCACGGCGCGCGATGTCACCAACAGCATGGTGGTAAACCTCGCGGGCTCCTCGCAGGTCGCACCAACCTTTTTCCTCGATCCGAACAACGGCGTGTCCTACTCCATCGTGATGCAGACGCCGCAGTACCAGATCGACTCGCTCAACAAACTCGAGGCGCTGCCGATTTCCTCCGCCGGGATACAGACGGCGCCGATGCTGGGCGGCATCGCCAACATCACGCGTTCGACATCGAGCGCGGTGGTGTCGCAATACGACATCCAGACCATGGTGCAGATCTACGCGACGCCGCAGGGCCGCGATCTCGGCGCGGTGGCCAAAGATATCCAGAAAGTGATCGACGAGACCGCGAAGGACCTGCCGCGGGGCAGCCGGGTCGTTCTGCTCGGACAGGTGCAGACCATGAACAGCGCCTTCGCCGGATTGCTGTTCGGCCTGCTCGGGGCGATCGTGCTGATCTACCTGCTGATCGTGGTGAACTTCCAGTCATGGTCCGATCCGTTCGTGATCGTATCCGCGCTGCCTGCGGCGCTTGCCGGCATTGTCTGGATGCTGTTCGCCACCCACACCACGCTGTCGGTGCCGGCGCTCACTGGCGCGATCATGTGCATGGGCGTCGCGACCGCGAACTCCGTGCTGGTCATTGCGTTCGCCCGGGAGCGCTATGAGGAACTCGGCGATCCCGTTGCCGCCGCGCTCGATGCCGGCTTCGTTCGCTTCCGTCCGGTGCTTATGACCGCGCTCGCGATGATCATCGGCATGACGCCGATGGCGCTGGGTCTCGGCGAGGGCGGCGAGCAGAACGCACCGCTTGGACGCGCCGTGATCGGCGGGCTGATTTTTGCGACGACCGCCACGCTGCTGTTTGTGCCGGTCGTATTCAGTATGGTTCACAAGAAGCAGCCCGCACAGCCTGCGATGGCGCCGGAGTTCGTTCATGCAACCTGA
- a CDS encoding efflux RND transporter periplasmic adaptor subunit: MQPDKTPPVSPRKIRLYGTVAIGVLAAVVTTGIITRSNGDVKLREWTDAQAVPSVAVTLPGTKPLNATLDLPGRLEAYSRAPIFARVSGYLKSWKFDIGAQVKAGEQLAEIDAPDLDQQLLQARADLTNAQAAAKLSAATLTRRKTLLASNFVSQQEIDERSADLASKEAQVNSMTANVQRLEALASYKNVTAPFDGVVTERNTDVGALINGGTGSGAAMFVVSDVKKLRLYVNVPQSYLPGIRIGAKATVTVPEYAGRTFPATVEASAQSVDISSGTTRMQLAIENPNNELRPGAYANVKLALTRDVQPLSIPASALIFNNSGLRVATVSPGDKVLFKNVTIARDLGREIEIATGLSADDRIIITPLDGIADGDAVRIAGAGKDGTPRTSSNATTKTE, encoded by the coding sequence ATGCAACCTGACAAGACGCCCCCCGTTTCGCCGCGCAAGATACGGCTCTACGGCACCGTCGCCATCGGCGTGCTCGCGGCTGTGGTCACGACCGGCATCATCACTCGCTCGAACGGCGACGTGAAGTTGCGCGAATGGACTGACGCGCAGGCGGTGCCGTCGGTCGCGGTCACGCTGCCTGGCACCAAGCCGCTCAACGCCACGCTCGATCTGCCGGGACGGCTGGAGGCATATTCGCGCGCTCCGATCTTTGCGCGCGTCAGCGGCTATCTCAAAAGCTGGAAGTTCGATATCGGCGCGCAGGTGAAGGCCGGCGAGCAACTCGCCGAAATCGATGCGCCCGATCTCGATCAGCAGTTGTTGCAGGCCCGCGCCGATCTCACCAATGCGCAGGCTGCGGCCAAGCTGTCGGCGGCGACGCTGACGCGGCGCAAGACGCTGCTGGCCTCGAACTTCGTGTCGCAGCAGGAAATCGACGAGCGCTCGGCGGACCTCGCCAGCAAGGAGGCGCAGGTTAACTCGATGACCGCAAACGTTCAGCGGCTCGAGGCGCTGGCCAGCTACAAGAACGTCACCGCGCCGTTCGACGGCGTCGTCACCGAGCGCAACACCGACGTCGGCGCGCTCATCAATGGCGGCACCGGCTCGGGTGCAGCGATGTTCGTGGTGTCCGACGTCAAGAAACTCCGGCTCTATGTCAACGTGCCGCAGAGCTATCTGCCGGGCATCAGGATTGGCGCGAAGGCGACGGTCACTGTTCCGGAATATGCGGGGCGCACGTTCCCGGCCACCGTCGAAGCCTCGGCGCAGTCGGTCGATATTTCGTCCGGCACCACGCGGATGCAACTTGCGATCGAAAATCCGAATAACGAGTTGCGCCCGGGCGCCTACGCCAACGTCAAGCTGGCGTTGACCCGCGACGTCCAGCCGCTCAGCATTCCGGCCAGCGCGCTGATCTTCAACAACAGCGGTTTGCGTGTCGCCACCGTCAGCCCCGGCGACAAGGTGCTGTTCAAGAACGTCACCATCGCCCGCGACCTCGGCCGCGAGATCGAGATCGCCACCGGCCTGTCCGCCGATGATCGCATCATCATCACGCCGCTCGACGGCATCGCCGACGGCGACGCGGTCCGCATCGCAGGCGCTGGCAAGGACGGCACACCGCGCACCAGTTCGAACGCCACCACCAAGACCGAATAG
- a CDS encoding MgtC/SapB family protein, with protein MQSLLEAAGSFRLGPHLIALTIAYLLALPIGWNREKEERSAGLRTFPLVALATCGIVQATEHILQGHPEGTARIIEGLMTGMGFIGGGAILKTDNTVRGTATAASLWATGATGAAVGLGAYDVAVVISLFTFLTLWLLAPFKQEAKSK; from the coding sequence ATGCAATCACTTCTGGAGGCGGCGGGCAGTTTCAGGCTTGGGCCGCATCTGATCGCGCTGACGATCGCTTATCTGCTGGCGCTGCCGATCGGATGGAACCGGGAAAAGGAAGAGCGCAGCGCGGGCCTGCGCACCTTTCCGCTGGTGGCGCTGGCGACTTGCGGCATCGTGCAGGCCACCGAACATATTCTCCAGGGCCACCCCGAAGGCACCGCCCGCATCATCGAAGGCCTGATGACCGGCATGGGATTCATCGGCGGCGGCGCGATCCTCAAGACCGACAACACCGTGCGTGGCACTGCCACGGCCGCGAGCCTGTGGGCCACGGGGGCGACGGGCGCTGCGGTCGGACTCGGGGCTTACGACGTCGCAGTGGTGATTTCGCTGTTCACTTTCCTGACGCTGTGGCTGCTGGCGCCGTTCAAGCAGGAAGCGAAGTCGAAATAG